In Lascolabacillus massiliensis, a single genomic region encodes these proteins:
- a CDS encoding SH3 domain-containing protein — MTLTEKYKELVDVALNNNLSVNDTGKVLRIEGEVATASIKNKLWEIYQHIDPQFKNNDVILNVKSKISAGDKVKVVTRESRLNIRQGPGTDQPIVGKAEKGDIITLISKTNDQWWLVRDNDGEEGYCYSQYLEPIN, encoded by the coding sequence ATGACATTAACTGAAAAATACAAAGAACTAGTCGACGTTGCACTTAATAATAACTTATCTGTTAACGATACTGGTAAGGTTTTAAGGATCGAGGGTGAAGTAGCAACTGCAAGTATCAAAAACAAGTTGTGGGAAATTTATCAACATATAGATCCACAATTTAAAAATAATGATGTAATACTAAATGTAAAAAGTAAAATTAGCGCAGGCGACAAAGTAAAGGTGGTAACCAGAGAAAGCAGGCTAAATATTCGTCAAGGTCCTGGAACCGATCAACCCATAGTAGGTAAAGCAGAAAAAGGAGATATTATTACGTTAATAAGCAAAACTAATGATCAATGGTGGCTGGTACGTGATAATGACGGTGAAGAAGGATACTGTTATTCTCAGTATCTAGAACCCATAAACTAA
- the ahcY gene encoding adenosylhomocysteinase, protein MNKDFSSDLPYKVADISLAEFGRKEIEIAEHEMPGLMAIRKKYTSEKPLKGARIMGSLHMTIQTAVLIETLVELGADVRWASCNIFSTQDHAAAAIAAAGVPVFAWKGETLEEYWWCTEMALRFPDGKGPNLIVDDGGDASLLVHLGYQAENDSSVIERKGSNREEQIILDTLKRILSEDNLRWHRTIAEMKGISEETTTGVHRLYQMMEKGELLVPAINVNDSVTKSKFDNLYGCRESLADGIKRATDVMIAGKVVVVLGYGDVGKGCAHSMRSYGARVIVTEIDPICALQAAMEGFEVTTMEEAVKEGNIFVTTTGNCDVITIEHMKQMKDQAIVCNIGHFDNEIQVDALVNYPGIEHINIKPQVDKYTFPEGNSLFLLAEGRLVNLGCATGHPSFVMSNSFSNQTLAQIELWKNNYEVGVYRLPKHLDEEVARLHLEQIGVKLTVLTEKQANYIGVSVDGPYKPEHYRY, encoded by the coding sequence ATGAATAAGGATTTTTCTTCTGATCTACCATACAAGGTTGCAGATATATCATTAGCAGAATTTGGACGTAAAGAGATAGAAATTGCAGAGCATGAAATGCCCGGCTTGATGGCTATTCGAAAGAAGTATACATCTGAAAAACCATTGAAAGGAGCTCGTATAATGGGATCACTTCATATGACTATACAGACTGCGGTTCTTATTGAAACTTTAGTTGAACTAGGAGCCGATGTACGCTGGGCTAGCTGTAATATTTTTTCTACACAAGACCATGCAGCCGCAGCTATTGCAGCAGCAGGTGTACCGGTTTTTGCTTGGAAAGGAGAAACTCTTGAAGAGTATTGGTGGTGTACGGAAATGGCTCTTAGATTTCCAGATGGTAAAGGACCAAATTTAATTGTTGATGATGGTGGTGATGCTTCTCTGCTAGTACATTTAGGTTATCAGGCCGAGAATGATTCTTCAGTTATTGAAAGAAAGGGAAGTAATCGTGAGGAGCAGATTATTCTTGATACTTTGAAGCGAATTTTGAGTGAAGATAATCTAAGATGGCATCGGACAATTGCAGAAATGAAAGGTATTTCTGAAGAAACTACAACTGGAGTACACAGACTTTATCAGATGATGGAAAAGGGTGAATTACTAGTTCCAGCAATTAATGTTAATGACTCTGTTACTAAATCAAAGTTTGATAATCTTTATGGATGCCGTGAATCTCTTGCAGATGGTATCAAAAGAGCAACAGATGTGATGATAGCAGGAAAAGTTGTGGTGGTCCTTGGCTATGGTGATGTTGGTAAAGGTTGTGCACATTCTATGCGCTCTTATGGCGCAAGGGTTATTGTGACCGAAATAGATCCTATTTGCGCCCTTCAGGCAGCTATGGAAGGGTTTGAGGTTACAACAATGGAAGAAGCCGTTAAAGAGGGTAATATCTTCGTCACAACGACAGGTAATTGTGATGTTATCACAATAGAACATATGAAGCAGATGAAAGATCAGGCTATAGTATGTAATATTGGACACTTTGATAACGAGATTCAAGTTGATGCTTTAGTAAACTATCCAGGTATAGAACATATAAATATTAAACCTCAGGTTGACAAATATACTTTTCCCGAAGGAAATTCCCTGTTTCTACTTGCAGAAGGTAGATTAGTTAATCTTGGTTGTGCTACAGGTCACCCATCTTTTGTAATGAGTAATTCATTTTCAAATCAGACTTTAGCTCAAATTGAGCTTTGGAAAAATAACTATGAAGTTGGAGTATATCGTCTTCCAAAGCATCTGGATGAAGAAGTTGCCAGACTCCATCTGGAACAAATAGGGGTTAAATTAACTGTCTTAACAGAGAAACAGGCTAATTATATAGGTGTATCCGTTGATGGTCCATATAAGCCGGAACACTACAGGTATTGA
- a CDS encoding BON domain-containing protein produces the protein MKLLRSLSILTLILTLGLGAVSCNNVNDADIQQAAQEALNANPDLTGVMVTVQNKVATLTGTVQDEATRAYAESAVSGVENVVSVINQIVVIPPAPDFSALDSAINASLADALKDHPKISATVQDGIITINGEIKQSELPVLMEKLNALNPQQIINNATIN, from the coding sequence ATGAAATTATTACGTTCATTATCAATTCTAACTCTGATACTCACACTAGGATTAGGTGCAGTATCATGTAACAATGTTAATGATGCAGACATCCAACAAGCTGCTCAAGAAGCATTGAATGCAAATCCTGATTTAACAGGAGTAATGGTAACCGTTCAAAATAAAGTGGCTACTCTTACCGGAACCGTTCAAGACGAGGCCACAAGAGCATACGCTGAAAGCGCTGTTTCGGGAGTAGAAAATGTTGTATCTGTTATCAACCAGATAGTTGTTATACCACCAGCACCTGATTTCTCAGCACTTGATAGTGCTATTAATGCATCTCTAGCTGATGCGCTTAAAGATCATCCTAAAATTTCTGCTACCGTTCAGGATGGTATAATTACTATAAATGGTGAAATCAAACAATCGGAACTTCCAGTATTGATGGAAAAACTTAATGCTTTGAATCCACAACAAATTATTAATAATGCAACCATAAATTAA
- a CDS encoding bifunctional methionine sulfoxide reductase B/A protein codes for MKFNKLTPEEERVIIYKGTEVPFTGELLNNNEKGIYVCKRCDTPLYRSEDKFDGHCGWPSFDDEIEGAVKRVRDADGRRTEIICNTCGAHLGHVFLGEGFTPKQTRHCVNSISMKFIPEGEENDVTAYFASGCFWGTEYFFMKAPGVKETTVGFMGGHVDNPTYEQVCQKNTGHLETTEVVYDPRVTNYEEMIKLFFETHDFTQTNGQGPDIGPQYLSCIFYSNSIEKAIAERYINLLTSKGYRVATMLKPASTFWSAENYHQEYYENKGGTPYCHKYTKIF; via the coding sequence ATGAAATTCAATAAATTAACCCCAGAAGAAGAAAGAGTGATAATTTACAAAGGTACTGAAGTTCCATTTACAGGAGAGTTGCTAAATAACAACGAAAAAGGTATCTATGTTTGTAAAAGATGCGATACCCCACTATATAGATCCGAAGATAAATTCGATGGTCATTGTGGATGGCCATCTTTTGATGACGAGATTGAAGGAGCAGTTAAAAGAGTTAGAGATGCTGATGGACGCCGCACTGAAATTATTTGTAATACATGTGGTGCACATCTGGGACATGTTTTTCTTGGTGAAGGATTTACTCCGAAACAAACTCGCCACTGCGTTAATTCTATCTCTATGAAATTTATTCCAGAAGGAGAAGAAAATGATGTAACTGCTTATTTTGCATCAGGTTGTTTTTGGGGTACTGAATATTTCTTTATGAAAGCACCTGGAGTTAAGGAAACTACCGTTGGTTTTATGGGTGGTCATGTAGATAATCCAACATATGAACAGGTTTGTCAGAAAAATACTGGACATCTTGAAACAACTGAAGTAGTTTATGACCCCAGGGTAACTAATTATGAAGAAATGATTAAATTGTTTTTCGAAACACATGATTTCACTCAAACAAATGGACAAGGTCCAGATATCGGACCACAATATCTTTCTTGTATATTCTATTCTAATTCTATAGAAAAAGCAATTGCAGAAAGATATATAAACCTGCTCACATCTAAGGGTTATAGGGTAGCTACAATGCTTAAACCTGCTTCAACATTCTGGTCAGCTGAAAATTATCATCAAGAGTATTATGAAAATAAAGGAGGTACTCCTTATTGCCATAAATACACTAAAATATTCTGA